CTGTACCTTACTACTCCGTGAATATTTTAGCAGTAGCCGTGAATGTTCTTAccattataattaaatatattattattgtaaTTAGTACGTGACATTTAATTTAAGAGGTGGTTAATTAATGGATAATGAGCTTGATGGATGTCCAAAGATTAGTAAAGCACACTAGCACTCTGCTTAACCATTTCAACCAATATCCACTAAAAGTGACAGTACTTTGCCTAAGGCACTAACTTAAAATATTTGAGaatattttacttttaattGAGATATCCTTTTTAAGTCAACAGAGTCAACTGCCTTGAAAAAGTCATTAGTAAAAGGCAAAAGCGCGTGTCCAAGTCAATCCATACATAtccatcatctttaattttgtGCTTAGTGTTAGACCATAGTTTTAGGCCATCGTTATAGCTCATATCAACCCTACCTAGGTAGCTAGTAATCCATTCTcccattaattaatttctatgtGCAAAATTTATACCCAGAAGTAGTTATTGTTCCTAGAGTTTACTAAAGATAATGACCTCATTCATCTAATAATGATTATAAACCTTATtaccaatgaaaaaaataataatttgtaaGTAAATCATATATGCTTGTGTCCttaaaaatccaaaattctGAAAATCAATTGTAAGAAATAAAGtttgatgaaaaaataaaattaactttaaaatacagttttaaaatgtaaatttTGATGATGGTTTATAAGTTGTAGCCTTATAGGACGAATGATGGGAGTATAAATCATCAGGACAATCAACCATAGCATCCAACTAACTAAAACAACGGGAGGTACTACTACTAAACTAGCCACTAATAATGCAATCATGACAAACCAGCAAAGGAATAAACTTATTACTACCAGATTCATCAAACCAAACCTTGGACGAGTTTACCTTCATCCCATGATAAGCGGCAACCATGAGATTTGTTGTGGTTTCAAAACTAAAAAATTACCACACGTAATATATAACTGTAATAACCACACAATAATCACACGGTTTCGCAAATGAGTAAGTAGTCCCTTCATCTCAgtatataaatgatttggattaGATGagatatatcctagtactacaaatgGACAAAGTTAGTACTATAATTTATCACATACAACTAAAGTCATTTATATTTTGGCACGAAGAGTACCTGTATTAGGGTTTCTTCGggaagcttaaaattctgagaagttAGCTAGTGAGAAAGAAGCTGAAAAACTCAGCTTATAACttgtagttcatttttcagattCCACAGTTACATATTCTCataatctaaataaaaatcgagCTTCCGTCAACTAGCGATTAAACAGGCCCTATGAAGATTAGCGAGGGAAGGAgtgtggtgggccccaccaagCAGGAGAGGggggtgtggggcccaccatgcAGGGCCACtcactccaccaccaccaccacaataAGAGAAGACGAATTGACAATTCCACCGCCGCCCGCACTTTGCTTTGCTTCCGGTCTCCGGTCTCCTCCTCCAAACTCCGGTCGGTCTCCGGCGCGGCGCAGCCGAGCCCCCACCATACGACGCGGGGAGGCAGACGACggggcgccgctgctgctgcccggggagccaccgccggtcgccgccgcagcagcagcagcagcgtgtTCAGAGGAGAAGGGGGCAGCAGGTACCTTGGGGCTCTGCCGCATGCCGCTGTGGGGGACAGGCTCGTCCgcgccgtccgcggcggcggagggcagcGCGGCCGGAGGGGATGGGGCGGCCCGCTCGtcgtccggcggcgccgcggtgaTCCGGTCGCTGctccccacccgccgccgcctccgcctcgaccCGCCATCCAAGCTCTTCTTCCCTTGTacgttcttcttcttcttcttcttgctctgGTTTCATGGCGGTTGCTCTGTCCAAGGATTTGGTTAGTTTCAATCCTTTGTTACAGTTTTGGTTGGATTAATTGGAGAGTCTCCTTTGCTGCGCGACTGCAATTGTGTTCTTGATTTGCTTGGCTCGGACTTAGTCAGAGGCGCTGTGTCTTTGTTTCTCTTCGCATACTGATTTGTGGTTAAGAATAGTCTCTGCTTTGTGGCGACATAAAATTCTCACTTGTTCTTCTGTTTCCGCTAAGAAAATTggcttcttgttttttttttttctctttcaaaaACCTGCGAAActcgaaaaaaaattgaaacgaaTTGCCTATGATTAGTATGTTGCTCGTAAACGGAATAGATTGAATCAGCACGGTTGATGGATACAGACTCTTTGCTTGTGTCTGATTTTGCCGGAATTGATACTGATTGGTACAGATGAGCCTGGGAAGCAAGTCCGGAGTGCTGTCAAGATCAAGAACATCAGCAAGTCTCATGTAGCATTTAAGGTAAATTAACACAACTCCTCTCTGATGGCTTCTTCATCAAACTAGATGCTATACCAGTGGTTTTGCAAATGATAGTAGTTACCAGTAACTCAGTAAGTAGTAGCCTAGCAGTCCAGCTGCTGTTAATTTTAAAGGTGCAGCTCAGATTAATGATGAAATCAATACTCTCAACAACTCATATTGAAGGtgagctatattttaggatttaATCAATACTCTCAACAACTCATATTGAAGGtgagctatattttaggatttaATCAATCCTCTCAACAACTCATATTAAAGGtgagctatattttaggatgaaatcAATCCTCCCAACAACTCATATTAAAGGTGAACTATATTTTAGGATCATCTGTTAATTTAAAGATGCTCATATTTTTAACAGATGGCTATGTATTGATCTCCACCATAAAAATCTATTGGTTCAGTCCCCACTTACACAGTAGCTACTAATAAATCACTAATTTGATGCATTCCTTTTGTTCTAGTTCCAAACAACAGCACCGAAGAGTTGCTTCATGAGGCCTCCAGGTGGTATACTTGCTCCAGGAGAGAGCATCATAGCTACAGGTAATACAGAGTGGACGTTCACCTTTGATGTGcaatcctgttttttttttccttcgccTTCCTCACTCCTTGCTTATGTAATGGTAGTGTTCAAGTTTGTGGAGCATCCTGAGAATAATGAGAAGCCATTAGATCAGAAGTGCAAGGTTAAGTTCAAGATTGTCAGTCTGAAGGTCAAAGGACCTATGGAGTATGTCCCAGAACTGGTatgttttcttttaatctttAGCTTGTTCAAAAGTTTTAATTTTGATGCTTAATGCGTTCTCGGTTTTGAAAGACAAGGACTTATAGAATTACATCCCACACCCTCACTAGTAATTCATTCATATTACCTGAAGTTTTAGTGACCTTGATAttaatatcaatttttttcacctgTAACACAAAATAATACAGTTCGTTTGTTATGAACCTCCACATATTTTGTCCATTTTAGCAGTGCATGGTCTAAAGTGTTACCCTTATGTTACAGTTTGATGAGCAGAAAGACCAGGTAGCAGTTGAGCAAATTCTGCGTGTTGTATTCTTGGACGCTGAGCGTCAAACCCCAGTAAGTTTCAGCAATTGCTTTTACTCTTAATGCAACACAGTTGTGAATAATAGAAAGTTTACCACAAATTTGCACTTTCTGCAGCAAATGGACAAGCTCAAGCGCCAGCTTGCTGAAGCAGAGGCAGCACTTGAAGCACGCAAGAAACCTCCAGAGGACACCGGCCCCCGCATCGTTGGTGAAGGCCTTGTAATTGATGAATGGGTAAGATCAGGGCACAGAATTCTTAATGACAGTTGTCTGGTCTTTTACTATTGTGTTAGTGGCTGTCTCATGTGACCATATAACATTTCCTTATTTCCCCTTATTTCAGAAGGAGCGAAGAGAGAGATACCTTGCTCGTCAGCAGATTGAAGGGGTTGATTCAGCGTAGACACGGCACCATGAACTGTAAACCATTGGTTGCTTGAACATATCGTTTTATCGTCGCCACACATCCTTCTGTCCATggttttttcagtttttacaAAGGTTCTGCTTGGAACAAGAGTGAGGCTTTGTGTAATTAGGATTTGAGCTTCATGCCGCACTTCATTCCTGGGTCTACATGTAGATAGCCAGTCACTGCTTGATAATAATATTTTCTATGCTAGATCATGTACTTGGGGTTGTGGACTTAGACGTGTGGATGCGATACATTTCTTAGGTGATGTTCCCATCAATATTGAATGTAATGTTGTCTGAACGTGCTCTTCAAAGTGATAAAATGAAAGCTCTCCTATCATGTTACTCTATTTCTTAGATCTACATGCTTCTGTTGCACATATTGTAGCTAAGTTTCCTTCTAAATAATATATTAACTAGCCAGCCTAGTGCCAATTATCCAGGGAATTATCTATGAAAAGTTATTCAAGGGTAGTACCatcttggaatttattttttgtaaTATTGTGTGTGAGTTATGTACTGACAGGTCTTTTGAGGAGATGAAACATTCTGGGCTCAGCATCTGGTTCTCatgttcttttgttcttttatttGCCTGTGTGACCTGTACTGATATAATTGTTCTTGTTCCTTTGTTCATATGATCTGTACTAATAAAACTGTTGAGCTGGAAGAATTAGGTACAAATACACCTATACCTAACCAACCAAACCATTAGGGGAATAATAATGGAATATAGTTAATAGTTTAGTCCTTTGGGGTTTGGACAACCTGTTGCTTTCTTTGAATTCATACTTGATGATTTGTTAAGAATTTATTTCCATTTCATAGCCAGATAGATGCAATCAGACATGCTTGACTTTTAAAGCTGAAAAGGTGCAACTTGCACCTTCTTATCTTCTATTTAGGATTCTTTCATTGTCATTGAGACAAAGATGTATTCTctagaatatatattttttatgtaatgTCACCCGGTCAccccttccttttcttcttctcactttttctttctttctttatttcttctttttttttttttcgtgaagAGTGGTAATCCTTTGGCCTAACTCAAAAACTAAATATTTGGCCCTAGTAGATCCAGGTGATGATTCTATTTGGATTGCTCAATGTATTGTTTTACATTATGGAATGTCTGAAAATTCAGCTAGAGGTCGTATACCTTTCTATTCTTTTGGTCGAGTTGCTTTCAGATTCGATTATTACCTCATGAAAAATAAGCAGCACGAATTAACAATGTAGCAGATGGACATTATcagcattgttttttttttctttaacatgGGATGTGAATTGTAAGTAAAGTGTATCCTCCCTGATTTTCTTCAACATGTTGCACCAAACTATATAAGGCCTGCATCTTCTTCCCTAACTTTGGATGCATCTCTTGAATTTGCCATAAAAACTGTACCTCTTGCCCTTAGTTTGAGGGAACTGTCTGCCCCACTATTGGTTCTTTATGTCTCAGCATGCCCAGAAACCCATCAATAAGGTAATGAATAGTGAGAACGACCTAAACGGCTGCACCTAAATTAGCATTTTCCAGGAAGATGTTTTGAACTCAGAGATTGTTCATGTTAAATTCAAGAACTATGAACTGCAAAGACAAACTATTGGTCTACATCTTAATTAGGCAACAATTTTTCCAAACTAACCATACATAACAGGGGTACAGACCACAAGCACATGCTACTGAAACATGTTCAAT
The Oryza glaberrima chromosome 8, OglaRS2, whole genome shotgun sequence DNA segment above includes these coding regions:
- the LOC127781895 gene encoding vesicle-associated protein 4-1-like; translation: MKISEGRSVVGPTKQERGVWGPPCRATHSTTTTTIREDELTIPPPPALCFASGLRSPPPNSGRSPARRSRAPTIRRGEADDGAPLLLPGEPPPVAAAAAAAACSEEKGAAGTLGLCRMPLWGTGSSAPSAAAEGSAAGGDGAARSSSGGAAVIRSLLPTRRRLRLDPPSKLFFPYEPGKQVRSAVKIKNISKSHVAFKFQTTAPKSCFMRPPGGILAPGESIIATVFKFVEHPENNEKPLDQKCKVKFKIVSLKVKGPMEYVPELFDEQKDQVAVEQILRVVFLDAERQTPQMDKLKRQLAEAEAALEARKKPPEDTGPRIVGEGLVIDEWKERRERYLARQQIEGVDSA